One genomic segment of Spiroplasma endosymbiont of Poecilobothrus nobilitatus includes these proteins:
- a CDS encoding transposase: MGNKTSYSEEFKKQIVMLYKNGKSVIDIKQEYNLPKPTIYSWVKNYNNSG, translated from the coding sequence ATGGGAAATAAAACTTCATACTCTGAAGAATTTAAAAAACAAATTGTCATGCTATATAAAAATGGTAAAAGTGTTATTGATATAAAGCAAGAATATAATTTACCAAAACCAACTATTTATAGTTGAGTTAAAAATTATAATAATTCTGGTTAA
- a CDS encoding cation-translocating P-type ATPase, with product MEEYISQNNSNLETNLKTNFETGLTSEEVIVRQKQYGKNELPKSKVTPWYVIFGKALIEPIQLILIAAAVISVIAPMIGNNWQIKGEYFIDFSVIAAIVILDAILETIQTVKARKSMAALKSLSKPKAVVIRNDYQQEIPANELTVGDIVILEAGKYVPAELRIIEQSDVFIDEAILTGESVPVHKTAYPIEPTTILAEMKNITFMSTFITAGRAVGVVIKVGQQTEIGKIATTINETEETATNLEKKLTKFSYWIAGLSFIIAIVIFLALYFNGNKSGWTNYLMVAITLAIGVIPESLAAVVSITLSFSTKRMAKQNVIVKKLASMETLGSVNVICTDKTGTLTQNKMTVKKVMMNNAVINAEEYINSSLDQNQDLFLKALVLCNDSVTEDKERIGDPTELALVDYAELFAYDEQDSRDKWERIDEVPFDSERKLMSTLNVIEGVSTTFTKGALDSLLERCNRIIIQNEILTLTKKDKALLLKLADDLSAQALRVLAFAYNTNFDDEQNPESLEKNLIFLGAVGMIDPVRQSAIEAVKKAHAAGIKVVMITGDHATTALAIAKELDLAYSEYEVISSEQLNAIRDEQLIRIVDNIKVFARVNPEHKVRIVNILQQKDYLVSMTGDGVNDAPSLVKADIGVAMGITGTDVAKQAADVILTDDNFETIIKGVNEGRNVYQKIRRAITFVIGVNLANVLSIFILSLINHFSPVEATDILWMNLVIESILAICIGMADNDDTLMTIKPAQGKNPLFRNIWGPMIRIIILTTSVCVGAYYFGMSFVPTQAYEAYGYQTVFDFLRSSDPNITIEMKLQISDFGRTGIFIALTCAPSMFINTVTLTNWKIKQRFTPIINRPLIYAAIGAVLLNIVILFIPWINNKALNLNDLEVYNLNNWYFIPSCLAMAMIPVTIIVITDACHFWLHHGLKQHLQKLGKIKIRKL from the coding sequence ATGGAAGAATACATATCCCAGAATAATAGCAACTTAGAAACTAATTTAAAAACTAATTTTGAAACGGGCTTAACTTCAGAAGAAGTAATTGTTCGGCAAAAACAATATGGAAAAAATGAATTACCAAAAAGTAAAGTAACACCATGATATGTTATTTTTGGCAAAGCCTTAATTGAACCAATCCAATTAATTTTAATTGCAGCAGCTGTAATTTCAGTAATTGCGCCAATGATTGGAAATAATTGACAAATTAAGGGGGAATATTTTATTGATTTTTCAGTAATTGCAGCAATTGTTATCCTTGATGCAATTCTAGAAACAATCCAAACAGTAAAAGCGCGGAAATCAATGGCCGCTTTAAAATCTTTATCAAAACCAAAAGCGGTAGTAATTCGAAATGATTATCAGCAAGAAATTCCAGCCAATGAATTAACAGTTGGTGATATTGTTATTTTAGAAGCAGGGAAATATGTTCCAGCGGAACTACGCATTATTGAACAATCTGATGTATTTATTGATGAAGCAATTTTAACGGGGGAAAGTGTTCCTGTTCATAAAACAGCTTACCCAATTGAACCAACAACAATTTTGGCAGAAATGAAAAATATTACTTTTATGTCAACTTTTATTACGGCTGGGCGAGCAGTTGGCGTAGTTATTAAGGTTGGTCAACAAACAGAAATTGGAAAAATTGCAACAACAATTAATGAAACAGAAGAAACTGCTACAAATTTAGAAAAAAAACTAACAAAGTTTTCGTATTGAATTGCAGGCTTAAGTTTTATTATTGCTATTGTTATTTTTTTAGCATTATACTTTAATGGTAATAAAAGTGGATGAACTAATTATTTAATGGTAGCAATTACTTTAGCAATTGGGGTGATTCCAGAATCATTAGCAGCAGTTGTTTCTATTACTTTATCATTTTCAACCAAACGAATGGCAAAACAAAATGTGATTGTCAAAAAACTTGCTAGTATGGAAACATTAGGAAGTGTCAATGTTATTTGTACTGATAAAACAGGGACTTTAACACAAAATAAAATGACAGTTAAAAAAGTAATGATGAATAATGCTGTAATTAATGCTGAAGAATATATCAATAGTAGTCTTGATCAGAACCAAGATTTATTTTTAAAAGCATTAGTTTTATGTAACGATAGTGTTACTGAAGATAAAGAACGAATTGGTGATCCAACAGAATTAGCATTAGTTGATTATGCTGAATTATTTGCATATGATGAGCAAGATTCGCGTGATAAATGAGAACGAATTGATGAAGTACCTTTTGATTCTGAACGGAAATTAATGTCAACTTTAAATGTTATTGAAGGTGTTAGTACAACTTTTACAAAAGGAGCATTGGATAGTTTATTAGAACGCTGTAATCGCATTATAATTCAGAATGAAATTTTAACATTAACAAAAAAAGATAAAGCATTGTTGTTAAAGTTAGCAGATGATTTATCAGCGCAAGCATTGCGGGTATTAGCTTTTGCTTATAATACTAACTTTGATGATGAACAAAACCCAGAGTCGTTAGAAAAAAATTTAATTTTTTTAGGAGCCGTTGGAATGATTGACCCTGTTCGTCAATCTGCTATTGAAGCAGTAAAAAAAGCACATGCTGCTGGAATTAAAGTTGTTATGATTACTGGTGATCATGCAACAACTGCCCTAGCAATTGCAAAGGAATTAGACTTAGCTTATTCAGAATATGAAGTAATTTCTTCGGAGCAGTTAAATGCAATTAGAGATGAGCAATTAATTCGAATTGTTGATAATATTAAAGTATTTGCACGAGTTAATCCTGAACATAAAGTTCGGATTGTTAATATTTTACAGCAGAAAGATTATCTTGTTTCAATGACAGGAGATGGGGTTAATGATGCTCCAAGTTTAGTAAAAGCTGATATTGGGGTAGCAATGGGAATTACCGGAACGGATGTTGCAAAACAAGCAGCTGATGTTATTTTAACGGATGATAATTTTGAAACAATTATTAAAGGGGTTAATGAAGGCCGTAATGTTTATCAAAAAATCCGCCGGGCAATTACTTTTGTGATTGGGGTTAATTTAGCAAATGTTTTATCAATTTTTATTTTATCCTTAATTAACCATTTTTCGCCAGTAGAAGCAACTGATATTTTATGAATGAATTTAGTTATTGAATCAATTTTAGCAATTTGTATTGGAATGGCTGATAATGATGATACATTAATGACAATTAAACCAGCGCAAGGGAAGAATCCCTTATTTCGGAATATTTGAGGACCAATGATTCGCATTATAATTTTAACAACAAGTGTTTGTGTTGGTGCTTATTATTTTGGAATGAGCTTTGTTCCAACCCAAGCATACGAAGCCTATGGTTATCAAACAGTTTTTGATTTTTTGCGAAGTAGTGATCCTAATATTACGATTGAAATGAAATTGCAAATTTCTGATTTTGGACGAACAGGGATTTTTATTGCTTTAACTTGTGCACCAAGTATGTTTATTAATACTGTTACTTTAACAAATTGAAAAATAAAACAACGTTTTACTCCAATTATTAATCGACCATTAATTTATGCCGCAATAGGAGCAGTTTTATTAAATATTGTTATTTTGTTTATTCCTTGAATTAATAATAAAGCATTAAACTTAAATGATTTAGAAGTTTATAATTTAAATAATTGATATTTTATTCCTTCTTGTTTAGCAATGGCAATGATTCCTGTAACAATTATTGTGATAACTGATGCTTGTCATTTTTGATTACATCATGGGTTAAAACAACATTTACAAAAACTTGGTAAAATTAAAATAAGAAAGTTATAA
- a CDS encoding IS1/IS1595 family N-terminal zinc-binding domain-containing protein translates to MEKIIEELINSLTDDQFLEFHEKVKKEAELIKKQKRLNEIDQKLRDKGIKCPNCQYFYCVKNGHNPEGKQKYLCKKCRASFDAFRDHFTYWSHLNYEQWNLLIQISLLGKSSKMISHFIKTSPKTAWYNR, encoded by the coding sequence ATGGAAAAAATAATTGAAGAATTAATAAATAGTTTAACAGATGATCAATTTTTAGAATTTCATGAAAAAGTCAAAAAAGAAGCAGAATTAATTAAAAAACAAAAACGCTTAAATGAAATTGATCAAAAACTTAGGGATAAAGGTATTAAATGTCCTAATTGTCAATATTTTTATTGTGTTAAAAATGGTCATAATCCTGAAGGAAAACAAAAATATTTATGCAAAAAATGTCGTGCTAGTTTTGATGCTTTTCGTGATCATTTTACGTATTGAAGTCATTTAAATTATGAACAGTGAAATTTATTGATTCAAATTTCATTATTAGGCAAATCTAGTAAAATGATTTCCCACTTTATTAAAACATCACCGAAAACCGCTTGATATAATCGCTAA
- the rpmG gene encoding 50S ribosomal protein L33, with protein sequence MREGIILRCEQCKEENYIAKRGKKKQQDKLEVKKYCSKCNQHTLHKEKK encoded by the coding sequence ATGCGCGAAGGAATAATTTTACGTTGTGAGCAATGTAAGGAAGAAAACTACATTGCAAAACGTGGCAAAAAGAAACAACAGGACAAATTAGAAGTGAAAAAATATTGTTCAAAATGTAACCAACATACTTTACATAAAGAAAAAAAATAA